Proteins encoded within one genomic window of Deltaproteobacteria bacterium HGW-Deltaproteobacteria-2:
- the rpmB gene encoding 50S ribosomal protein L28: MSRVCEVCGKKPSVGNLVSHANNKTAAVWYPNLQKLRCVDEKTGSIKRVKVCTRCIRSGFVKKAI; the protein is encoded by the coding sequence TGAAGTATGCGGTAAAAAGCCGTCTGTTGGCAACTTGGTGAGCCATGCTAATAATAAAACGGCAGCGGTGTGGTATCCAAATCTTCAAAAATTACGCTGTGTTGATGAAAAAACCGGATCGATAAAGAGAGTAAAAGTCTGCACTCGTTGTATTCGCTCCGGATTTGTAAAAAAAGCTATATAA